One Micromonospora sp. WMMD812 genomic window carries:
- a CDS encoding MFS transporter — MRGLRRWWHDTAGGLPATFWYLWAGILINRAGAFAMLFLSLYLTEARGASEALAGTVVGAYGAGGAVGVLLGGVLADRWGRRATLLAAHLATAGLMVALALSRHLAVIAVLSALVGVVHSMPSPAFVAAIVDMVPEQRRSRAFNLQFWAFNLGMAVASLLAGVLAEASFLALFLVDAGATLATAAVIAWKVPETLCRGVDPPVTASGAGGRRRPGLRTALTDRIFLTFVALTFVLAVLTMQTSTIMPLAMRADGLGPSSYGLVVALGGALIVLGQLFVPRLIDRHRKDIVLAASTALMALGFGVLTVADGLAVYLAAAVVWTVGSMLAAPPNAQINADLAPPELRGRYQSVFYLTFPAASFVAPTLGGVSLQYLGGGHWLIVAGLGLLAAVGHLLAGPPRERRVAALGRATASRPSQPAGDPVSTG, encoded by the coding sequence GTGCGCGGCCTGCGGCGCTGGTGGCACGACACCGCGGGCGGGCTCCCCGCCACCTTCTGGTACCTCTGGGCCGGCATCCTGATCAACCGGGCCGGCGCGTTCGCCATGCTCTTCCTGTCGCTCTACCTCACCGAGGCGCGGGGCGCCAGCGAGGCGCTCGCCGGCACGGTGGTCGGGGCGTACGGGGCCGGCGGAGCCGTGGGCGTGCTGCTCGGGGGGGTGCTCGCCGACCGGTGGGGACGACGGGCGACCCTGCTCGCGGCCCACCTGGCCACGGCCGGCCTGATGGTCGCCCTGGCCCTGAGCCGGCACCTCGCGGTCATCGCGGTGCTCTCGGCCCTGGTCGGCGTGGTGCACTCGATGCCCAGCCCGGCGTTCGTGGCGGCGATCGTCGACATGGTCCCCGAGCAGCGCCGCTCACGCGCCTTCAACCTTCAGTTCTGGGCCTTCAACCTCGGCATGGCGGTCGCCTCGCTGCTGGCCGGCGTGCTGGCCGAAGCGAGCTTCCTGGCACTGTTCCTGGTCGACGCGGGCGCCACGCTGGCCACCGCCGCGGTGATCGCCTGGAAGGTGCCGGAGACGCTGTGCCGGGGCGTCGACCCGCCGGTCACCGCCTCGGGAGCGGGCGGGCGCCGACGGCCGGGGCTGCGCACCGCTCTCACCGACCGGATCTTCCTCACCTTCGTAGCGTTGACCTTCGTGCTGGCCGTACTGACCATGCAGACCTCGACGATCATGCCGCTGGCGATGCGCGCGGACGGGCTCGGGCCCTCGTCGTACGGGCTGGTGGTGGCGCTCGGGGGCGCCCTGATCGTGCTCGGCCAACTGTTCGTGCCCCGGCTGATCGACCGGCACCGCAAGGACATCGTGCTCGCGGCCTCCACCGCGCTGATGGCGCTCGGGTTCGGCGTGCTCACCGTCGCCGACGGGCTGGCGGTCTACCTCGCCGCCGCGGTCGTCTGGACGGTCGGCTCGATGCTCGCCGCCCCGCCCAACGCGCAGATCAACGCCGACCTGGCGCCTCCCGAACTGCGCGGTCGGTACCAGTCGGTCTTCTACCTGACGTTCCCGGCCGCCTCGTTCGTCGCGCCGACCCTCGGCGGGGTGAGCCTCCAGTACCTGGGCGGCGGGCACTGGCTCATCGTGGCCGGGCTCGGCCTGCTCGCCGCCGTGGGCCACCTGCTCGCCGGGCCGCCGCGGGAGCGCCGCGTCGCCGCACTGGGCCGGGCGACCGCGTCCCGCCCGTCCCAACCGGCAGGAGATCCGGTCTCCACCGGCTAG